A stretch of the Cydia amplana chromosome 6, ilCydAmpl1.1, whole genome shotgun sequence genome encodes the following:
- the LOC134649155 gene encoding uncharacterized protein LOC134649155 translates to MGKRKNEEEEIRRKIKKLESKLPRRTRGRSRILYSSDSSETDGELLYLLFFLAISHKLMRFYRKYDMIVDSEARQERSSSLRSHVASLPPPRAAPPSPTPAPDSPKQPSSQPPMQQEPPRPASPRPGPSSAPDLPDTQPQVPQVLSSSVEDQELDDDILLMLGDAPKPELALGDSIHKDVASRWHEILLKGLQKEVKEKLFQEYLVPSNCDLLVAPTLNAEAKAALTDSSIKRDHAIMEKQKQLGIALSALAQAMDLLLKPDASAQKILKPVSDACRILCDSHYLETKIRRYFVVSSINTDLKETLINTVRDGFLFGDNVSDKLKAAQSIQKSGETLKHTPKPVNNRFNKNNFVLNKKSQKNNLNFKPLHQRTQSKYDAGHYRPSPRSSRPNSARAAPRRPSSPRRPSSPRRRSYRSYRR, encoded by the exons ATGGGGAAACGGAAGAATGAAGAGGAGGAGATTAGGAGAAAAATTAAGAAACTGGAATCAAAATTGCCACGACGGACACGTGGCCGATCTAGAATTTTATATTCTTCAGATTCTAGTGAAACAGACGGTgagttattatacttattattttttctagcAATTTCTCATAAACTGATGAGGTTCTATCGGAAAT ACGACATGATAGTCGATTCTGAAGCACGCCAAGAGCGAAGCTCATCGCTGCGCAGCCACGTGGCGTCGCTGCCGCCGCCTCGCGCCGCACCGCCGTCGCCAACACCAGCGCCAGACTCGCCGAAGCAACCATCGTCCCAGCCCCCGATGCAACAAGAGCCGCCGCGACCAGCATCTCCACGCCCAGGACCGTCGTCTGCTCCAGATCTTCCAGATACTCAACCCCAGGTACCCCAGGTACTTTCGTCTTCCGTGGAGGATCAAGAACTCGATGACGACATCTTGTTAATGTTAGGCGATGCTCCAAAACCAGAACTGGCCTTAGGCGACAGCATACACAAGGACGTGGCCAGTAGGTGGCATGAAATCTTACTAAAAGGTTTACAAAAGGAGGTGAAAGAAAAGCTTTTTCAGGAATACCTTGTTCCCAGCAATTGTGACCTCTTAGTTGCTCCTACACTTAACGCCGAGGCTAAGGCGGCATTGACAGATAGTTCAATAAAAAGAGATCATGCCATAATGGAAAAACAGAAGCAATTAGGAATTGCTCTGTCTGCTCTCGCGCAGGCCATGGATTTATTGCTTAAACCAGATGCATCTGCGCAAAAAATCTTGAAACCAGTCAGTGATGCTTGTCGTATCTTGTGCGATAGCCATTACTTGGAAACAAAAATACGTCGCTACTTCGTAGTTTCGTCAATTAACACCGATCTTAAAGAGACGCTTATTAATACGGTTAGAGACGGTTTCCTTTTCGGAGATAATGTATCTGACAAATTAAAAGCCGCTCAATCTATTCAAAAGTCTGGTGAAACATTAAAACACACACCAAAACCGGTTAACAatcgttttaataaaaataactttgtaCTTAACAAAAAGTCTcagaaaaacaatttaaacttcAAACCCCTGCATCAAAGGACGCAGAGCAAGTACGATGCAGGGCACTACCGGCCGTCGCCGCGCTCCAGCCGCCCGAacagcgcccgcgccgccccgcgccgcccgagctcgccgcgccgcccgagctcgccgcgccgccgcagCTACCGGAGCTACAGGAGGTAG